In the genome of Desulfobaccales bacterium, one region contains:
- a CDS encoding DUF2334 domain-containing protein has protein sequence MLEFARRADGLRSGINSSLRFWANVYKNIVVLLLPIIVILTLYPETIEAKNLPHYVTVVFRYDDYCSRTDTELEKRIIADFKKHNVCCTFSIIPFVKAKNYLGFEPQDVIPLTPEKIAIARDAIKAGAMDATQHGYSHQTLQTKGWHTEFQTLDYSTQMDKLKKGKAFLEKVLDKPMITFVPPYNAYDAITIEVLEKLNFQCLSAGMEGETVPSTSLKILPATCNLDNLRNTIEYARKIVDYDPIICVVFHQYVFSDVETVTEQEDINYKMSYDKFSELLSWVASQKDIRIMSIDQVLKTKVNLSMDRFINNKYYLQLVHLKPVWWPPHYGIYLPVDTASNIRFRNFKALFNITRMRNMLYIASFYLMILIIVFSVTYIVGTIGFAVSKVMDKICKYYSLIMLGILLSYLAFGRIQYKHLEVIVGLWGLGLGGWMVFLKRKKLLDSKENR, from the coding sequence ATGCTTGAATTTGCTCGAAGAGCTGACGGGTTACGGTCGGGAATCAATTCGTCACTCAGGTTCTGGGCTAATGTCTATAAGAATATCGTTGTATTATTATTGCCCATCATAGTTATTTTGACTTTATATCCTGAAACCATTGAAGCTAAAAATTTACCTCATTACGTTACAGTTGTTTTCAGATATGATGACTATTGCAGCCGCACTGATACTGAACTGGAGAAAAGAATCATAGCTGATTTCAAGAAGCATAACGTCTGCTGTACTTTCAGTATTATTCCTTTTGTGAAAGCTAAGAATTACCTTGGATTTGAGCCTCAAGATGTAATTCCACTCACCCCTGAAAAAATCGCTATTGCACGGGATGCCATTAAAGCAGGTGCTATGGACGCAACCCAACACGGATATTCCCATCAAACTCTGCAAACCAAAGGATGGCACACGGAATTCCAGACCCTCGATTATTCTACCCAGATGGATAAGCTCAAGAAAGGCAAGGCTTTTCTGGAAAAGGTTCTTGACAAGCCAATGATCACTTTTGTCCCACCTTATAACGCTTACGACGCCATTACCATAGAAGTGCTGGAAAAGCTGAATTTCCAATGTCTTTCTGCTGGCATGGAAGGCGAGACAGTTCCTTCCACTTCTCTGAAGATATTACCCGCTACCTGTAATTTAGATAATTTAAGAAATACAATCGAATATGCTCGTAAAATTGTGGATTATGATCCGATTATCTGTGTGGTCTTTCATCAATACGTCTTCAGTGACGTAGAAACGGTTACTGAACAAGAAGATATTAATTACAAGATGAGTTATGATAAATTTTCTGAACTGTTATCTTGGGTTGCTTCTCAAAAAGATATACGGATAATGTCGATAGACCAAGTCTTAAAAACCAAGGTCAACTTAAGCATGGACCGTTTTATAAATAATAAATATTATCTGCAATTAGTGCATTTAAAACCGGTATGGTGGCCACCTCATTACGGCATCTATTTGCCGGTTGATACGGCTTCTAATATCCGTTTTAGAAACTTCAAGGCGTTATTTAATATTACCAGAATGCGGAATATGCTGTATATTGCTTCATTCTATTTAATGATATTAATCATTGTATTCTCAGTTACCTATATCGTGGGGACAATAGGTTTTGCTGTTTCAAAGGTAATGGATAAAATATGCAAATATTACAGTTTGATCATGCTCGGTATTCTTCTATCTTATTTAGCTTTTGGTAGGATACAATATAAGCACCTTGAGGTCATCGTGGGGCTTTGGGGGTTAGGCTTAGGAGGATGGATGGTATTTCTTAAAAGGAAAAAATTATTAGATTCAAAGGAGAACCGTTAG
- a CDS encoding efflux RND transporter permease subunit encodes MIQSSDLANCFQYTISLIAKEENPRLRDFGILRLQSPLLFASGPGSEVQRPLAVVVVGGLFTATS; translated from the coding sequence ATGATCCAGAGTTCTGACCTTGCCAACTGTTTCCAATATACCATAAGCCTGATCGCAAAGGAAGAAAACCCTCGGCTCCGAGATTTTGGTATCCTCCGCCTCCAGTCCCCGCTCCTGTTTGCCAGCGGGCCAGGCTCGGAAGTGCAACGGCCCCTGGCGGTGGTAGTGGTCGGCGGCCTGTTCACCGCCACGTCCTGA